A section of the Streptomyces sp. NBC_01591 genome encodes:
- a CDS encoding MMPL family transporter, whose translation MAAIARWCIRHRLIAVLLWLLALGGAATAAGFAGSAYSNDYEVPGTESGRAAELLRDGFTDLGGDTDTIVWHTSDSTVRADDVRQTMTRTLHEVEELPGVGAVTGPYGASGTAQISADGHTAYATITFDQPVEDIPVQQAGAVVDTAKAADADHLQVELGGPAIALTEAPSVHLSEAIGVVVAAVVLFLAFGSLAASMLPIATALVSVGTAYAGTVLLGHVMTVADFAPMLGMLIGLGVGIDYALFIVTRHRRGLRRGLSVTEAAQNAVATTGRAVVFAGATVCIALLGMLILRLGFLNGVAIAASLTVVLTVAASVTLLPALLSFIGTRALSRRERRQLAEHGPQPELPTGFAARWSAFVERHPKLLGALAAVVMLVLALPTFSLHLGTSDQGNNPSSSTTRQAYDLLADGFGPGVNGPLTIAAQLDGADDRLAMDSLPATLRSTEGVASVGPVTYNSDGGTAFVTVVPKSSPQSQETSALVDRLRTDVLPRAEQNTSLRAHVGGVTASYDDFARIIIGKLPLFVGVVIGLGCLLLLLAFRSIGIPLKAAVMNVAAVASSFGVVVAIFQWGWGSELLGLGSSGPIEPFLPVIMVSVLFGLSMDYQVFLVGRMYEEWLETGDNRRAVRVGLAETGRVINSAAVIMISVFLAFVLSGDRVIAMFGIALAAAVLLDAFVLRTLLVPALMHLLGGANWWLPRRLDRLLPRISIEPPERGLPHARIPQAAQPAEAAQDARAVEAVREGAVREGA comes from the coding sequence TTGGCTGCCATCGCCCGCTGGTGCATCAGGCACCGTCTCATCGCCGTCCTCCTCTGGCTGCTCGCCCTCGGCGGCGCGGCCACCGCGGCGGGTTTCGCGGGTTCCGCGTACTCCAACGACTACGAGGTGCCCGGTACGGAGTCCGGCCGCGCCGCCGAGCTCCTCAGGGACGGCTTCACTGACCTCGGCGGTGACACCGACACCATCGTCTGGCACACCTCCGACTCCACCGTGCGGGCCGACGACGTCCGGCAGACGATGACCCGGACCCTGCACGAGGTCGAGGAACTGCCCGGGGTCGGCGCGGTCACCGGCCCGTACGGGGCGTCCGGCACCGCGCAGATCAGCGCCGACGGACACACCGCCTACGCCACGATCACCTTCGACCAGCCGGTCGAGGACATCCCGGTGCAGCAGGCCGGGGCCGTCGTCGACACCGCGAAGGCGGCCGACGCCGATCATCTCCAGGTGGAGCTGGGCGGCCCGGCCATCGCCCTCACCGAAGCGCCCTCCGTCCACCTCAGCGAGGCCATCGGGGTCGTCGTCGCGGCGGTCGTCCTGTTCCTCGCCTTCGGCTCGCTCGCCGCCAGCATGCTGCCCATCGCCACCGCGCTGGTCTCCGTCGGCACCGCGTACGCGGGCACCGTGCTGCTCGGCCATGTGATGACCGTCGCCGACTTCGCCCCCATGCTGGGCATGCTGATCGGGCTCGGCGTCGGCATCGACTACGCCCTGTTCATCGTCACCAGACACCGCAGAGGGCTGCGCAGGGGTCTGTCGGTCACCGAGGCCGCGCAGAACGCCGTCGCGACGACCGGCCGCGCCGTGGTCTTCGCCGGGGCCACCGTCTGTATCGCACTGCTCGGCATGCTGATCCTGCGGCTCGGGTTCCTCAACGGTGTGGCGATCGCCGCCTCGCTCACCGTCGTCCTGACCGTGGCCGCCTCGGTGACCCTGCTCCCCGCTCTGCTGTCCTTCATCGGCACGCGGGCGCTGAGCCGGCGCGAGCGCAGACAACTCGCCGAGCACGGCCCGCAGCCCGAACTGCCCACGGGCTTCGCCGCCCGCTGGTCCGCCTTCGTCGAACGCCACCCCAAGCTGCTCGGGGCGCTGGCCGCCGTGGTGATGCTGGTACTGGCGCTGCCCACGTTCTCCCTGCATCTGGGCACCTCCGACCAGGGCAACAACCCCTCGTCGTCGACCACCCGGCAGGCGTACGACCTGCTGGCCGACGGCTTCGGCCCCGGCGTCAACGGGCCACTGACGATCGCCGCACAGCTGGACGGCGCGGACGACCGGCTCGCGATGGACAGCCTGCCCGCCACGCTGCGGTCCACCGAAGGCGTGGCCTCGGTCGGCCCGGTCACGTACAACAGCGACGGCGGTACCGCCTTCGTCACCGTCGTACCGAAGTCGTCGCCGCAGTCCCAGGAGACCAGCGCGCTCGTCGACCGGCTGCGCACGGACGTGCTGCCACGGGCCGAGCAGAACACCTCGCTCCGGGCCCATGTCGGGGGAGTGACCGCCAGCTACGACGACTTCGCCCGGATCATCATCGGCAAACTCCCGCTCTTCGTCGGCGTGGTCATCGGGCTCGGCTGTCTGCTTCTGCTGCTGGCCTTCCGGTCGATCGGTATCCCGCTGAAGGCCGCAGTGATGAATGTGGCCGCAGTCGCCTCCTCGTTCGGAGTCGTCGTCGCGATCTTCCAGTGGGGGTGGGGGAGCGAACTGCTGGGGCTGGGCAGCTCGGGCCCCATCGAGCCGTTCCTGCCGGTGATCATGGTGTCCGTGCTCTTCGGGCTGTCGATGGACTACCAGGTGTTCCTGGTGGGGCGGATGTACGAGGAGTGGCTGGAGACCGGTGACAACCGGCGGGCCGTCCGGGTGGGTCTCGCCGAGACCGGCCGGGTGATCAACTCCGCGGCCGTGATCATGATTTCGGTCTTCCTCGCGTTCGTCCTCAGCGGGGACCGGGTCATCGCCATGTTCGGTATCGCGCTCGCCGCGGCCGTCCTGCTGGACGCCTTCGTCCTGCGCACGCTGCTGGTCCCCGCGCTGATGCATCTGCTGGGCGGGGCGAACTGGTGGCTGCCGCGCCGGTTGGACCGGCTGCTGCCGCGGATCAGCATCGAGCCTCCCGAACGCGGCCTGCCGCATGCGAGGATCCCGCAGGCGGCGCAACCGGCAGAGGCGGCGCAGGACGCGCGAGCGGTGGAAGCGGTCCGAGAAGGAGCGGTTCGAGAGGGAGCGTGA
- a CDS encoding XRE family transcriptional regulator, which produces MADQLGTLLRRLRNRSGLTQEQLEARSGVSVRTIRRLENGRSSDHRLGTVNLLADALEAGPEDRQRLAATLAKSKAEPAGEPARVPESAPATAAALVPVPVPAQNPAQSSVQNSVQNPGPKVRPTPAASPVHGELVTAATELAREIRRRWQREEEHRRVHDPFPLPVRWQDAPESLTDHSENIQRLPPGATPDRMDLSGDLGSVAEVYRRIGSGRLVVLGRAGSGKSILTIRFVLDQLESREPHDRVPVIFSIGSWDPTAVALRDWLIDRLVRDHPHLTRRAPDGSTLAAALVDADLVLPVLDGFDEIAEGLRSTALEVLNSTSLPLVLTSRRGEFTEAVQEAGAPLVWAAGLELTDLTLDDLAAYLPRTARPVPRGDGGSAAVWTPVLDRLRARESGAATPLARVLSTPLMIILARTMYSEAPDTIPAELLDAERFPDENSLEEHLLAGFVPTVYRRRVAERSATRRRERHRDPERAERWLGHLAHHLARLDGDQQDLAWWRIGDSLRLSTRLLSVVVSSALCVALAVWFVNLINLPFPVGEALLLGGSMGTAAGLAFGCVHAILVRFGTTAFEPAHVRLRLPGAGTGVGRRPVRTFVARFGAVLLGGFVMGVGCACALALQRWLYYGIPLANELVIRGTVINMLVLGLIFGAGAGLVFGIMAVLEAPLDVASAATPAGLLASNRATVVRQVLVLVPMLTLVIAVGGHLITDLLDGILGTLIWNAADGLVIGAIGGLGGTCSYALSFTAWGRWLVLSRVWLPLTGKLPWDTVAFLDDAYRRGVLRQTGAVYQFRHIRLQHHLARSYREQQSKYTPARFGPGA; this is translated from the coding sequence GTGGCGGATCAGCTCGGCACTTTGTTGCGTCGGCTGCGTAATCGGTCGGGGCTGACGCAGGAGCAGCTGGAGGCACGGTCCGGGGTGAGCGTGCGTACGATCCGCAGACTGGAGAACGGCAGATCCAGCGATCACCGGCTGGGGACGGTGAACCTGCTGGCGGACGCGCTGGAGGCCGGGCCCGAGGACCGTCAGCGGCTCGCCGCCACGCTCGCGAAGTCGAAGGCCGAACCGGCCGGCGAACCCGCGCGCGTACCCGAATCCGCGCCCGCCACCGCTGCCGCACTCGTACCCGTACCCGTACCTGCGCAGAATCCCGCGCAGAGTTCCGTGCAGAATTCCGTGCAGAATCCCGGGCCAAAAGTCCGCCCCACCCCCGCCGCCTCACCCGTTCACGGCGAACTCGTCACCGCCGCCACCGAATTGGCCCGGGAAATCAGGCGCCGCTGGCAGCGTGAGGAGGAACACCGCCGGGTGCACGACCCTTTTCCGCTTCCGGTGCGCTGGCAGGACGCCCCCGAATCGCTGACCGACCATTCGGAGAACATTCAGCGTCTGCCGCCGGGAGCGACGCCGGACCGAATGGACCTGAGCGGCGATCTGGGCAGCGTGGCCGAGGTCTACCGGCGGATCGGGTCCGGGCGGCTCGTCGTCCTCGGCCGGGCCGGATCCGGCAAGTCGATCCTGACGATCAGGTTCGTCCTGGACCAGCTGGAAAGCCGGGAGCCGCACGACCGGGTGCCGGTGATCTTCAGCATCGGCTCCTGGGATCCCACGGCCGTCGCGCTGCGGGACTGGCTGATCGACCGGCTGGTGCGCGACCACCCGCATCTCACCCGCCGGGCCCCCGACGGGTCGACGCTGGCCGCCGCCCTGGTCGACGCCGATCTCGTACTGCCGGTCCTGGACGGCTTCGACGAGATCGCGGAAGGTCTGCGGAGTACGGCCCTGGAGGTGCTCAACTCCACCTCGCTCCCGCTCGTACTGACCAGTCGGCGCGGCGAGTTCACCGAGGCCGTCCAGGAGGCCGGTGCCCCGCTGGTCTGGGCCGCCGGTCTCGAACTGACCGATCTCACCCTCGACGACCTCGCCGCCTACCTGCCCCGGACGGCCCGGCCCGTCCCCCGCGGCGACGGCGGGAGCGCGGCGGTCTGGACCCCCGTACTGGACCGGCTGCGCGCCCGGGAGAGCGGGGCGGCCACCCCCCTGGCCAGGGTCCTGAGCACCCCGCTCATGATCATCCTGGCGCGGACGATGTACAGCGAGGCGCCCGACACGATTCCGGCGGAGCTGCTGGACGCCGAGCGCTTCCCCGACGAGAACTCCCTCGAAGAGCATCTGCTGGCGGGCTTCGTGCCGACGGTCTACCGGCGCCGCGTCGCCGAGCGGAGCGCCACCCGTCGCCGGGAGCGGCACCGCGATCCGGAGCGCGCCGAGCGCTGGCTCGGCCATCTCGCCCACCATCTGGCCCGGCTCGACGGCGACCAGCAGGACCTCGCGTGGTGGCGGATCGGTGATTCGCTGCGGCTGTCCACGCGGCTGCTGTCGGTGGTGGTGTCCTCGGCGCTCTGCGTCGCGCTCGCCGTGTGGTTCGTCAACCTGATCAACCTGCCGTTCCCGGTCGGCGAGGCCCTCCTGTTGGGCGGTTCGATGGGGACGGCCGCCGGTCTCGCCTTCGGATGTGTCCACGCGATCCTGGTCCGGTTCGGTACCACGGCCTTCGAACCCGCCCATGTGCGGTTGCGGCTGCCCGGCGCGGGCACCGGTGTCGGCCGCAGACCGGTGCGTACGTTCGTCGCCCGATTCGGCGCCGTTCTGCTGGGCGGATTCGTGATGGGTGTCGGATGCGCCTGTGCCCTCGCCCTCCAGCGCTGGCTGTACTACGGAATCCCGCTCGCGAACGAGCTGGTGATCAGGGGCACCGTCATCAACATGCTGGTCCTCGGCCTGATCTTCGGCGCGGGCGCCGGACTCGTCTTCGGGATCATGGCCGTGCTCGAAGCGCCGCTGGACGTCGCCTCCGCGGCCACCCCGGCCGGCCTGCTGGCCTCGAACCGCGCGACGGTGGTCCGGCAGGTTCTCGTACTGGTACCGATGCTCACCCTGGTGATCGCGGTCGGCGGGCACCTGATCACCGACCTGCTCGACGGAATCCTCGGAACGCTGATCTGGAACGCGGCGGACGGGCTCGTCATCGGTGCCATCGGCGGGCTCGGCGGCACGTGCTCGTACGCGCTCTCGTTCACCGCCTGGGGACGGTGGCTGGTCCTGTCGAGGGTCTGGCTGCCCCTGACCGGCAAGCTGCCCTGGGACACGGTGGCCTTCCTGGACGACGCCTACCGCCGGGGTGTCCTGCGCCAGACCGGCGCGGTGTACCAGTTCCGCCACATCCGGCTCCAGCACCACCTCGCCCGCTCGTACCGCGAGCAGCAGAGCAAGTACACACCGGCCAGGTTCGGTCCCGGAGCCTAG
- a CDS encoding serine hydrolase domain-containing protein — translation MRDDSGAGIETGTANQGTGGAARRSSRVRGSRRWLLPVATAACLLMTGVGPAAADAPATGTSTSAAATPADILQAGAQQGIADGYPGVIGMVRQGDATQYVHAGVGNRATKVPADPKAKFRIGSNTKAFISTVLLQLEGEKRLSLDDTVAKWLPGAVAANGYDGSRITIRQLLNHTSGLPDYLGSLQINGPYFLNTNPREVLPPQTLVNVALGMRAPTTTPGEKFGYSNTNYVLAGMVIKAVTGSEPAAEVQRRIIEPLGLRDTSFPTADPALYGNYLHGYVIRAILIDDGTVSNVQVTGSAGAMVSTMDDLAAFSRALLTGKLLAPAQMTELKTTVPVTADIGYGLGIEHMKLSCGKWAWGHNGAVLGYFSEWLSSEDGTQQVMHANNEFHLLGGTPGQTHTYKAMTDAFCAL, via the coding sequence ATGCGCGACGATTCCGGAGCAGGCATCGAGACCGGCACGGCGAACCAGGGCACTGGTGGCGCGGCCCGACGCTCCTCGCGGGTGCGCGGAAGCCGGCGGTGGCTGCTGCCGGTGGCCACCGCGGCCTGCCTGCTGATGACCGGTGTCGGCCCGGCGGCCGCCGACGCCCCGGCCACCGGCACCTCGACCTCTGCCGCCGCGACCCCGGCCGACATCCTGCAGGCCGGCGCCCAGCAGGGGATCGCCGACGGATACCCGGGCGTGATCGGCATGGTCCGGCAGGGCGACGCCACCCAGTACGTGCACGCGGGTGTCGGCAACCGCGCGACCAAGGTGCCCGCAGACCCGAAGGCGAAGTTCCGGATCGGCAGCAACACCAAGGCGTTCATCTCCACCGTGCTGCTCCAACTGGAGGGCGAGAAGCGGCTCTCACTGGACGACACCGTCGCCAAGTGGCTGCCGGGGGCGGTCGCCGCCAACGGCTATGACGGCTCCAGGATCACGATCCGTCAGCTGCTCAACCACACCTCGGGCCTGCCCGACTACCTCGGCTCCCTGCAGATCAACGGGCCGTACTTCCTCAACACCAACCCGAGGGAGGTCCTGCCGCCGCAGACCCTGGTCAACGTCGCCCTCGGCATGCGTGCGCCGACGACCACGCCAGGGGAGAAGTTCGGCTACTCCAACACCAACTACGTGCTCGCGGGCATGGTGATCAAGGCCGTCACCGGCTCGGAACCGGCCGCGGAGGTCCAGCGGCGCATCATCGAACCGCTCGGTCTGCGCGACACCAGCTTCCCCACCGCGGACCCCGCGCTCTACGGCAACTACCTCCACGGCTATGTGATCCGGGCGATCCTCATCGACGACGGCACGGTCTCCAACGTGCAGGTCACCGGGAGCGCCGGTGCCATGGTGTCGACCATGGACGACCTGGCCGCGTTCTCCCGGGCGCTGCTGACCGGAAAGCTCCTGGCGCCCGCGCAGATGACCGAGCTCAAGACCACCGTCCCCGTGACCGCCGACATCGGCTACGGGCTGGGCATCGAGCACATGAAGCTGTCCTGCGGGAAGTGGGCCTGGGGGCACAACGGCGCGGTGCTCGGCTACTTCAGCGAGTGGCTGAGCAGCGAGGACGGCACCCAGCAGGTGATGCACGCGAACAACGAGTTCCATCTGCTCGGCGGTACGCCGGGGCAGACCCACACGTACAAGGCCATGACGGACGCGTTCTGCGCGCTCTGA
- a CDS encoding alpha/beta hydrolase — protein sequence MRTLLTTWRARTRTAVAAAALTVTATLATPLAHAEGSAPPVLSDGFGLTQVAGGTEVRSDTDFTITVTTPQVAGAHKIRIFLPSGYRTDPGKRWPVTYFLHGGGGTVDDAAAAPALRSDSMITVVPDAGLKGWFADWVMQNTAEGAANWETFHLKQVVPFIDANLRTVADKDHRAVVGLSMGGFGALHYGEARPDLFGHVASLSGGIDFGMAEVRGAVLATELNVTGAWCAVSTSTPSGTGQCTGYGPTVDSDAIFGSPYPVLNADRIWKAVDPAATTNLAKLAGTEVTLYTGSQGLIDHFTRIAAKNVEARMDKLGLTSRLVDYGNGSSLSPTCDGGHNYGCWAPALADYIPRLQDSFGTAG from the coding sequence ATGAGAACGCTGCTGACCACTTGGCGCGCGCGGACGAGGACGGCCGTCGCCGCTGCCGCGCTGACCGTGACCGCGACACTCGCGACCCCGCTCGCGCACGCCGAGGGCTCCGCCCCTCCCGTGCTGTCCGACGGATTCGGCCTGACCCAGGTCGCCGGGGGCACCGAGGTGCGCTCGGACACCGACTTCACGATCACCGTGACCACCCCGCAGGTGGCGGGAGCGCACAAGATCCGCATCTTCCTGCCCAGCGGCTACCGCACCGACCCCGGAAAGCGCTGGCCGGTGACGTACTTCCTGCACGGCGGGGGCGGAACCGTGGACGATGCCGCAGCCGCCCCGGCGCTGCGCTCGGACTCGATGATCACCGTCGTGCCGGACGCCGGCCTGAAGGGCTGGTTCGCCGACTGGGTCATGCAGAACACCGCCGAGGGCGCGGCGAACTGGGAGACCTTCCACCTGAAGCAGGTCGTCCCCTTCATCGACGCGAACCTGCGCACCGTCGCCGACAAGGACCACCGGGCCGTCGTAGGCCTGTCGATGGGCGGCTTCGGTGCCCTGCACTACGGCGAGGCCCGCCCCGACCTCTTCGGCCATGTCGCCTCGCTGTCCGGCGGCATCGACTTCGGCATGGCGGAGGTCCGCGGAGCGGTCCTGGCCACGGAACTCAACGTCACGGGCGCCTGGTGCGCCGTGAGCACCTCCACCCCGTCCGGCACCGGCCAGTGCACCGGTTACGGACCCACCGTCGACAGCGACGCGATCTTCGGCTCCCCCTACCCGGTCCTGAACGCGGATCGGATCTGGAAGGCGGTCGACCCCGCCGCCACGACCAACCTGGCCAAGCTCGCCGGGACCGAGGTCACGCTCTACACCGGCAGCCAGGGCCTGATCGACCACTTCACTCGGATTGCCGCGAAGAACGTCGAGGCCCGCATGGACAAGCTCGGCCTGACCAGCCGCCTCGTCGACTACGGCAACGGGTCCTCGCTGTCTCCCACGTGCGACGGCGGCCACAACTACGGCTGCTGGGCCCCCGCCCTCGCCGACTACATCCCCCGGCTCCAGGACTCGTTCGGCACGGCGGGCTGA
- a CDS encoding helix-turn-helix transcriptional regulator, with protein sequence MLGDVETRSVSPVFVGREGEFASLVDALARACPAGTGGPDGADGAGEPQALLIGGEAGVGKTRLVEEFLAAAVRRDAVVAVGGCVEVGADGLPYAPFSTALRALRRTLPDEVAAACAGQEGELARLLPELGEADRDATDEHSTARLFELTAGLLERISAGRAVVLVLEDLHWADASTRHLLAYLFRTVRNGRLVVIGTYRSDDIHRRHPLRPLLAELDRLRTVRRIELARFNRAEVRRQLTGILATTPEAALVDEIFERSDGNAFFVEELACSLESGDHSRLSDSLRDLLLVRVEALPDDAQKIARIVAEGGSTVEYELLAAVARLTEDELIEALRAAVGANLLLTTPEGNGYRFRHSLVREAVSDDLLPGERSRLNRRYAQALEADPTLVRAGERATRLASYWYGAHDAAKALPAVLKASVEARRRFAFAEQLRLLERAMELWDDAPDDVRRTLRPIDYAESYPACGCDPDTTPLRCLDLMAEATVAARFGGERERALAIAKKAMRVLEGEDDPLRAAWFWVQRSRLMQDLTRGDGREELATAQELVRGLPPSAVHADVLMSVAGWGALHRPGAETLLAADRAVEYAGLVGDEYIELHARLTRGRLTAEAGGVDEGIAEMYAVRDRADELHLVGIMSRAGINLPSTLESMGRSLEAVAAADHGIEISRSHGIADMEAWVRCNRATSLFSLGHWDESRATTDAAARAARSGKAQGLVASRRTELALARGDLAEAEMQLALTRRCFGSRDPQPQHVLVPARHAMALAAQQGRLAVARAEFEARAEQGFPPGTQRYALPLLHVAAAAEADARGLPAADPGRPAILAAIRAHLKRLPMLVPVWAAHGLLVDAELARAEGDDTPDHWSRAAAAFAPLHRPYELARIRHRWAEALLIASGDRSTVSTLLREAHRTTVRLGARPLTETIELLAGRARIALADPDRAAAHEIPAAVTVQDGTDEAPDRERTEDRLRAAAAAAVESFGLTRREQDVHRLVAAGHTNRRIAEELYISPKTASVHVSSILAKLGVSSRGEAAALAHRLRLYPAGSAS encoded by the coding sequence ATGCTCGGCGACGTGGAGACCAGGTCCGTCAGTCCCGTGTTCGTCGGCCGCGAGGGCGAGTTCGCCTCGCTCGTCGACGCGCTCGCCCGCGCCTGCCCGGCGGGTACCGGCGGCCCGGACGGGGCCGACGGCGCGGGCGAGCCGCAGGCGCTGCTCATCGGCGGTGAGGCGGGGGTCGGCAAGACCCGGCTGGTCGAGGAATTCCTCGCGGCGGCGGTGCGCCGCGACGCGGTCGTCGCCGTCGGCGGCTGTGTCGAGGTCGGCGCCGACGGCCTGCCCTACGCCCCGTTCTCCACCGCGCTGCGGGCCCTGCGCCGCACCCTGCCCGACGAGGTCGCCGCGGCCTGCGCCGGGCAGGAGGGCGAGCTGGCCCGGCTGCTCCCCGAACTCGGCGAGGCCGACCGGGACGCGACCGACGAGCACAGCACCGCCCGGCTCTTCGAACTCACCGCCGGACTCCTGGAACGCATCTCCGCCGGGCGCGCCGTCGTCCTCGTCCTCGAAGACCTGCACTGGGCCGACGCCTCCACCCGGCATCTCCTCGCCTACCTCTTCCGCACCGTGCGCAACGGCCGCCTCGTCGTGATCGGCACCTACCGCTCCGACGACATCCACCGCCGCCACCCCCTGCGCCCCCTCCTCGCCGAACTGGACCGGCTGCGCACCGTCCGCCGGATCGAACTCGCCCGCTTCAACCGCGCCGAGGTCCGCCGCCAGCTCACCGGCATCCTCGCCACCACCCCCGAGGCCGCCCTCGTGGACGAGATCTTCGAACGCTCCGACGGCAACGCCTTCTTCGTCGAGGAACTCGCCTGCAGCCTGGAGAGCGGCGACCACTCCCGGCTCTCCGACTCGCTGCGCGACCTCCTCCTCGTACGCGTCGAAGCGCTTCCCGACGACGCCCAGAAGATCGCCCGGATCGTCGCCGAGGGCGGCTCCACCGTCGAGTACGAACTGCTGGCCGCGGTCGCCCGGCTGACCGAGGACGAACTCATCGAGGCACTGCGGGCGGCCGTCGGCGCCAACCTGCTCCTCACCACCCCGGAGGGCAACGGCTACCGCTTCCGGCACTCCCTGGTCCGCGAGGCCGTCAGCGACGACCTGCTGCCCGGCGAGCGCTCCCGGCTCAACCGGCGCTACGCACAGGCACTGGAGGCCGATCCCACCCTCGTCCGCGCCGGAGAACGCGCCACCCGCCTCGCCAGCTACTGGTACGGCGCACACGACGCGGCCAAGGCGCTGCCCGCCGTGCTGAAGGCATCCGTCGAGGCCCGCCGACGCTTCGCGTTCGCCGAACAACTCCGCCTGCTGGAACGGGCGATGGAGCTGTGGGACGACGCCCCCGACGACGTACGCCGCACCCTGCGGCCCATCGACTACGCCGAGAGCTACCCGGCCTGCGGCTGCGACCCCGACACCACCCCGCTGCGCTGTCTCGACCTGATGGCCGAGGCCACCGTCGCCGCCCGGTTCGGCGGGGAACGCGAACGCGCCCTGGCCATCGCCAAGAAGGCCATGCGGGTCCTGGAGGGCGAGGACGACCCGTTGCGCGCCGCCTGGTTCTGGGTCCAGCGCTCCCGGCTGATGCAGGACCTCACCCGCGGCGACGGCCGCGAGGAACTGGCCACCGCCCAGGAGCTCGTCCGCGGCCTGCCCCCGTCCGCCGTGCACGCCGATGTCCTGATGAGCGTGGCGGGATGGGGCGCCCTGCACCGCCCCGGCGCCGAGACACTGCTCGCCGCCGACCGGGCGGTGGAGTACGCCGGACTCGTCGGCGACGAGTACATCGAGCTGCACGCCCGACTCACCCGCGGCCGGCTCACCGCCGAGGCGGGCGGTGTCGACGAGGGCATCGCCGAGATGTACGCCGTCCGCGACCGGGCCGACGAACTGCACCTGGTCGGCATCATGAGCCGGGCCGGCATCAACCTCCCCTCCACCCTCGAATCCATGGGCCGCTCCCTGGAGGCGGTGGCCGCCGCCGACCACGGCATCGAGATCAGCCGCAGCCACGGCATCGCCGACATGGAGGCCTGGGTGCGCTGCAACCGGGCGACCTCGCTGTTCTCCCTGGGGCACTGGGACGAGAGCCGGGCCACCACCGACGCGGCGGCCCGCGCCGCCCGGTCCGGCAAGGCGCAGGGGCTCGTGGCCTCACGCCGCACCGAACTCGCCCTGGCCCGGGGCGACCTGGCCGAGGCCGAGATGCAACTCGCCCTGACCCGGCGCTGTTTCGGCTCCCGCGACCCGCAGCCCCAGCACGTCCTCGTCCCCGCACGCCACGCCATGGCCCTCGCCGCGCAGCAGGGCCGGCTCGCCGTGGCGCGGGCCGAGTTCGAGGCCCGGGCGGAGCAGGGTTTCCCGCCCGGCACCCAGCGGTACGCACTGCCGCTGCTCCACGTCGCCGCCGCCGCCGAGGCCGACGCCAGGGGCCTGCCCGCCGCCGACCCCGGCCGGCCGGCGATCCTTGCCGCCATCCGGGCCCATCTGAAGCGGCTGCCGATGCTCGTCCCCGTCTGGGCCGCCCACGGTCTCCTCGTCGACGCCGAGCTGGCCAGGGCCGAGGGCGACGACACCCCCGACCACTGGTCCCGCGCGGCCGCCGCCTTCGCGCCCCTGCACCGCCCGTACGAACTGGCCCGGATCCGGCACCGCTGGGCCGAGGCCCTACTCATCGCCTCGGGCGACCGGTCCACGGTCAGCACGCTGCTGCGCGAGGCCCACCGCACCACCGTGCGACTCGGCGCCCGCCCGCTGACCGAGACCATCGAGCTGCTGGCCGGCCGCGCCCGCATCGCCCTCGCCGACCCGGACCGCGCTGCCGCACACGAGATCCCGGCCGCCGTCACCGTCCAGGACGGCACCGACGAGGCCCCGGACCGGGAGCGCACCGAGGACCGCCTGCGCGCGGCGGCCGCGGCCGCGGTGGAGTCCTTCGGGCTCACCCGGCGCGAACAGGATGTGCACCGGCTGGTCGCCGCGGGCCACACCAACCGCAGGATCGCCGAGGAGCTCTACATATCGCCCAAGACCGCGAGCGTGCACGTCTCCAGCATTCTCGCCAAGCTCGGCGTCTCCAGCCGAGGCGAGGCGGCCGCCCTCGCCCACCGGCTCCGCCTGTACCCCGCCGGGAGCGCCTCCTGA
- a CDS encoding DUF6191 domain-containing protein, whose translation MRPVFNFFEELFAPGRKHAADEQKRLELTRVDLGVGDPGRGPIDLASGKVIVRASGAGAAQPSGQDTAPEADRDADTPDAQG comes from the coding sequence GTGCGGCCGGTGTTCAACTTCTTCGAGGAGCTCTTCGCGCCGGGCCGTAAGCATGCCGCCGACGAGCAGAAGCGGCTGGAGCTGACCCGGGTGGATCTCGGCGTCGGCGACCCGGGGCGCGGGCCGATAGACCTGGCCTCCGGAAAGGTGATCGTCAGGGCGTCCGGCGCGGGCGCGGCGCAGCCGTCCGGTCAGGACACGGCACCGGAGGCGGACCGGGACGCGGACACCCCGGACGCTCAGGGCTGA